The Bernardetia litoralis DSM 6794 genome includes a window with the following:
- the cobC gene encoding alpha-ribazole phosphatase family protein: MEIYLIRHTMPKIEKGICYGFSDLELADSYQEELSVLSKKMIQNLKKQYYKNVKKDIQDELLIYTSPLKRCSILAKDLKINLQNYFHSKVKEDNNLKEMNFGNWELKKWNEINEIELKKWTDNFVTEFTPNGESFETLNERVIDFWQKNIKAEKDKIVLIACHAGVIRSILCHVLQIPLQKAFSVSIDYGSISKLKVFETHVQVEFLNR, encoded by the coding sequence ATGGAAATTTATCTTATTCGGCACACTATGCCCAAAATAGAAAAAGGAATTTGTTATGGTTTTTCAGATTTAGAATTAGCAGATTCGTATCAAGAAGAGTTGAGTGTTTTATCAAAAAAAATGATTCAAAATCTCAAAAAGCAGTATTATAAAAATGTAAAAAAAGATATACAAGACGAACTCTTAATTTATACAAGTCCTCTAAAACGCTGTTCTATTTTGGCAAAAGATTTAAAAATTAACCTTCAAAATTATTTTCATTCAAAAGTAAAAGAAGATAATAATCTAAAAGAAATGAACTTTGGAAATTGGGAACTCAAAAAATGGAATGAAATAAATGAAATAGAATTAAAAAAATGGACAGATAATTTTGTAACAGAATTTACACCCAATGGAGAAAGTTTTGAGACTTTGAATGAACGTGTAATTGATTTTTGGCAAAAAAATATAAAAGCAGAAAAAGATAAAATTGTTCTTATTGCTTGTCATGCAGGAGTTATTCGTTCTATTTTGTGCCACGTTTTACAAATTCCTCTTCAAAAAGCCTTTTCAGTTTCGATAGATTATGGAAGTATTAGCAAACTAAAAGTTTTTGAAACGCATGTACAAGTGGAGTTTTTGAATAGATAA
- a CDS encoding mechanosensitive ion channel family protein has translation MDITKELHEKLLFYWEILIESIPRITLSIIITTIFILIAIGLTKAFRKKMMQKAENKLVVDYVVKLVKFLLILAGIILGLHTMGLTGIAGGLLAGAGAGAVILGFAFKEIGENFLAGVILVFDRPFNLGDTVTVEGNMGKITALNFRTTEMKTFDGRDVYIPNILVITNEVYNHTQDGFLRLDFLIGIDYDDNITEAIKGITKIVNANSEVLKNEKTLVLIDEFAASSVNLKVMFWVNTKDYKISALETKTEIMRTVKNYLLENKFGLPANIQEIKMYKPEPIPIIIKKESDVISLSKEK, from the coding sequence ATGGATATAACCAAAGAACTACACGAAAAACTCCTTTTTTATTGGGAAATACTCATTGAAAGTATTCCAAGAATTACGCTTTCTATCATCATAACAACTATTTTTATTCTGATTGCTATCGGACTAACAAAAGCTTTTCGAAAGAAAATGATGCAAAAAGCAGAAAATAAACTTGTTGTAGATTATGTAGTAAAACTTGTAAAATTTTTATTGATTTTGGCAGGAATAATTTTGGGATTACATACGATGGGGCTTACAGGAATAGCTGGAGGACTTTTGGCTGGTGCAGGTGCAGGCGCAGTAATTTTGGGCTTTGCTTTCAAAGAAATTGGAGAAAATTTTTTAGCTGGAGTAATTTTAGTTTTTGACCGTCCTTTTAATTTGGGCGACACTGTTACAGTAGAGGGAAATATGGGAAAAATAACAGCTCTTAATTTTAGAACTACTGAAATGAAGACTTTTGATGGGAGAGATGTTTATATTCCTAATATTTTGGTAATCACAAATGAAGTTTATAATCATACTCAAGATGGTTTTTTACGCTTAGATTTTTTGATAGGAATTGATTATGATGATAATATAACAGAAGCTATAAAAGGAATTACAAAAATAGTAAATGCTAATTCAGAGGTTTTAAAAAATGAAAAAACACTTGTTTTGATAGATGAATTTGCAGCTAGTAGTGTCAATCTAAAAGTTATGTTTTGGGTAAATACAAAGGATTATAAAATTTCGGCATTAGAAACCAAAACAGAAATTATGAGAACAGTTAAAAACTATCTTCTTGAAAATAAATTTGGACTTCCTGCCAATATTCAAGAAATCAAAATGTATAAACCTGAGCCTATTCCCATCATTATTAAAAAAGAAAGCGATGTTATTTCTCTTTCAAAAGAAAAATAA
- the alaS gene encoding alanine--tRNA ligase, translated as MTAKEVRQTFLNFFQEKQHLIVDSAPLIPKGDATLMFINSGMAQFKDYFLGNGIPPSTRITDTQKCLRVSGKHNDLDDVGIDTYHHTFFEMLGNWSFGDYFKQEALPWAWELLTEVYKLPKERLYVTVFEGNKEDNLPLDIESFEVWKQILGSEDRIIYGNKKDNFWEMGEVGPCGPSSEIHIDLRTDAERKKVDGKTLVNGDHPQVIEIWNNVFMEFERKANKSLVKLPSQHVDTGMGFERLVRAIEGKQSNYDTDVFTPLIKTVEAISGISYGVEEKTDIAIRVIADHIRAISFVIADGQLPSNNKQGYVVRRILRRAVRYGYTYLDLKEPFLFELVHILAEQFDDTFPELDAQKDFVARVVKEEENSFLRTLENGIKRFEEVKNRTKENLIDGQDVFELYDTFGFPDDLTDLMAREAGMKIDIEGFTKALNQQKKRSQKDASSEKSDWHEIQKDESVRVDFLGYDTLQAKAKIIRWREITKKGKTFYQIVLNQTPFYAESGGQVGDRGYIQNLDKNEDGKGEKISIIDTQKENDLIVHITKKLPSDFTANYQAIVSENLRCSTENNHSATHLLHAALREVLGTHVQQRGSLVSEDILRFDFSHFSKMTDEEIEKIETIVNQKIRENIELQEMRNTPIEEAKEMGAMALFGEKYGNSVRVVMFDKKYSVELCGGTHVSATGKIGFFKIISESSVASGVRRLEALTGEKAYNWIQEQNKLVKEIRSIVKGNKNLKDDVNSLVEQNAILSKQIQEFQEKEAKNIKKNLLTEVKNENGINILIQKIKIPSADALKNLSFELKNEVENLFAVLAADIEGKPQIAVTISPELVEERGLNAGKIIKDLAKNIKGGGGGQPFFATAGGKDLSGLDKVVEEAYEILYK; from the coding sequence ATGACAGCTAAAGAAGTACGCCAAACATTTCTCAATTTTTTTCAAGAAAAACAGCATTTAATTGTTGATTCTGCGCCACTTATTCCAAAAGGCGATGCTACGCTAATGTTTATCAACTCTGGAATGGCACAGTTTAAAGATTATTTCTTAGGAAATGGAATTCCTCCTTCAACACGAATTACAGATACACAAAAATGTCTTCGTGTGTCTGGAAAACACAATGATTTGGATGATGTCGGAATTGATACCTATCATCATACATTTTTTGAAATGCTAGGGAACTGGTCGTTTGGTGATTATTTCAAACAAGAAGCTCTGCCTTGGGCGTGGGAGCTTCTAACAGAGGTATATAAATTGCCCAAAGAACGTTTGTATGTGACTGTTTTTGAAGGAAACAAAGAAGATAATCTTCCTTTAGATATAGAATCTTTTGAAGTTTGGAAACAAATTTTGGGAAGCGAAGACAGAATTATTTATGGCAATAAAAAAGATAATTTTTGGGAAATGGGAGAAGTAGGCCCTTGTGGTCCTTCTTCTGAAATTCATATTGATTTGCGTACTGATGCAGAACGTAAAAAAGTAGATGGAAAAACATTAGTGAATGGAGACCACCCACAAGTGATTGAAATTTGGAATAATGTTTTTATGGAATTTGAACGCAAAGCAAACAAATCTCTTGTAAAATTGCCTTCCCAACACGTTGATACAGGGATGGGATTTGAGCGTTTGGTGCGTGCCATTGAAGGCAAACAATCAAATTATGATACTGATGTTTTTACGCCTCTTATCAAAACGGTTGAGGCAATTAGTGGTATTTCTTATGGCGTAGAAGAAAAAACTGATATTGCTATTCGTGTAATTGCTGACCATATTCGTGCAATTTCTTTTGTTATTGCAGACGGACAACTTCCTTCAAATAATAAACAAGGTTATGTGGTTCGTCGTATTTTACGTCGTGCTGTTCGTTATGGTTATACCTATTTGGATTTGAAAGAGCCATTTTTGTTTGAATTAGTTCATATTTTGGCAGAGCAATTTGATGATACATTCCCAGAATTAGATGCTCAAAAAGATTTTGTGGCTAGAGTTGTAAAAGAAGAGGAAAATTCGTTTTTGCGTACTCTTGAAAATGGAATAAAGCGTTTTGAGGAAGTGAAAAATAGAACAAAAGAAAATCTAATTGATGGACAAGATGTTTTTGAACTTTATGATACATTTGGTTTCCCTGATGATTTGACAGATTTGATGGCTAGAGAAGCAGGAATGAAAATAGATATAGAAGGTTTTACAAAAGCTCTAAATCAACAAAAGAAACGTTCTCAAAAAGATGCTTCTTCTGAAAAATCGGATTGGCACGAAATCCAAAAAGATGAAAGTGTACGTGTTGATTTTTTAGGTTATGATACATTGCAAGCAAAGGCAAAAATTATCAGATGGAGAGAAATTACAAAAAAAGGAAAAACATTCTATCAAATCGTTTTAAATCAAACACCTTTTTATGCTGAAAGTGGTGGACAAGTGGGAGATAGAGGTTATATTCAAAATTTAGATAAGAATGAAGATGGAAAAGGTGAGAAAATTAGCATCATTGATACCCAAAAAGAAAATGATTTAATTGTTCATATTACAAAAAAATTACCCTCTGATTTTACAGCAAATTATCAAGCCATTGTAAGCGAAAATTTACGTTGTTCGACAGAAAATAATCACTCTGCAACACACCTTTTGCATGCAGCCTTGAGAGAAGTTTTGGGTACTCATGTTCAACAAAGAGGTTCATTAGTTTCTGAAGATATTTTGCGTTTTGATTTTTCTCATTTTTCTAAAATGACTGATGAAGAAATTGAGAAAATCGAAACTATCGTCAATCAAAAAATTAGAGAAAATATTGAGCTTCAAGAAATGAGAAATACGCCAATAGAAGAAGCCAAAGAAATGGGAGCAATGGCTCTTTTTGGTGAAAAATATGGCAATTCTGTACGTGTAGTAATGTTTGATAAAAAATATTCAGTTGAGCTTTGTGGAGGAACACACGTTTCGGCAACTGGAAAAATTGGTTTCTTCAAAATTATTTCTGAAAGCTCGGTTGCTTCTGGAGTTCGTCGTTTGGAAGCTCTAACAGGCGAAAAAGCATATAATTGGATTCAAGAACAAAACAAACTTGTCAAAGAAATTCGCTCTATCGTAAAAGGAAACAAAAATCTAAAAGATGATGTAAATTCTTTGGTAGAACAAAATGCTATTCTTTCAAAACAGATTCAAGAATTTCAAGAAAAAGAAGCAAAAAACATCAAAAAGAATCTTTTGACAGAAGTAAAAAACGAAAATGGAATAAATATTTTGATTCAAAAAATTAAGATTCCATCAGCTGATGCACTCAAAAATCTTAGCTTCGAACTCAAAAATGAAGTTGAAAATCTCTTTGCTGTTTTGGCTGCTGATATTGAAGGCAAACCACAAATTGCTGTTACTATTTCGCCTGAATTAGTAGAAGAAAGAGGTTTGAATGCTGGAAAAATCATTAAAGATTTAGCCAAAAATATCAAAGGTGGAGGAGGTGGGCAGCCTTTCTTTGCTACGGCTGGAGGAAAAGATTTATCTGGATTGGATAAAGTAGTCGAAGAGGCGTATGAGATTTTGTATAAGTAA
- the msrA gene encoding peptide-methionine (S)-S-oxide reductase MsrA gives MKNKTTLPLFLLLLMSLSVIFASACSPKQNAHAKDSMDSDEAKNTIKTKTEQEKKMTNINVKLDTATFGAGCFWCIEAVFQRLEGVDTVISGYTGGQTQNPTYREIGTGTTGHAEVAQITYNPEVISFDELLEVFWATHDPTTLNKQGNDVGTQYRSAVFYHNDEQKQKAEFYLKRLTEEKVFDKPIVTEITALDKFYVAENYHQNYYNNNKTQGYCSFIISPKVEKLKKVFPNKLKKEYAK, from the coding sequence ATGAAAAATAAAACCACACTTCCTTTATTTCTTTTGCTTTTAATGAGTCTTTCTGTAATTTTTGCAAGTGCTTGTTCGCCAAAACAAAACGCACATGCAAAAGATTCTATGGATTCGGATGAAGCAAAAAATACTATTAAAACTAAAACAGAACAAGAAAAAAAGATGACAAATATAAATGTAAAATTAGACACTGCCACTTTTGGAGCAGGTTGTTTTTGGTGTATTGAAGCTGTTTTTCAACGTTTGGAAGGCGTTGATACAGTTATTTCGGGTTACACAGGTGGACAAACACAAAATCCAACTTATAGAGAAATTGGTACAGGAACAACAGGACACGCAGAAGTTGCACAGATTACATACAATCCAGAAGTAATTTCTTTTGATGAATTATTAGAGGTTTTTTGGGCAACACACGACCCAACAACTCTAAACAAACAAGGAAATGATGTTGGAACTCAATACCGTTCGGCAGTTTTTTATCATAATGACGAACAAAAACAAAAAGCTGAATTTTATCTCAAAAGACTAACAGAAGAAAAAGTTTTTGATAAGCCAATCGTTACCGAAATCACAGCTTTAGATAAGTTTTATGTAGCCGAAAATTATCATCAAAATTATTACAACAATAATAAAACTCAAGGATATTGTTCTTTTATTATTAGTCCAAAAGTAGAAAAACTCAAAAAAGTATTTCCTAATAAGCTCAAAAAGGAATATGCAAAATAG
- a CDS encoding sigma-70 family RNA polymerase sigma factor, with translation MTNSPFTTQNEELKNIVQVLLLLYLSPNKVSDLIIEAYKNTSKKWQEEIFYLLNAKIKDEETKQEYLKEEQSPEFLESLYDSQVWQKINALSFEDKLPYLLHHILGWNNEKIGKLLTISISEVEILFVKILKKLEN, from the coding sequence ATGACAAATTCGCCTTTCACTACTCAAAACGAAGAATTAAAAAATATTGTTCAAGTATTGCTTTTATTATACCTTTCTCCAAACAAAGTTTCAGATTTGATAATAGAAGCCTATAAAAATACATCTAAAAAATGGCAAGAGGAAATATTTTATTTACTTAATGCCAAAATAAAAGATGAAGAAACAAAGCAGGAATATTTAAAAGAAGAGCAGAGTCCAGAATTTTTGGAAAGTTTGTATGATAGTCAGGTTTGGCAAAAAATAAATGCACTTTCTTTTGAAGACAAATTGCCTTATCTGTTGCATCATATTTTGGGCTGGAACAATGAAAAGATAGGAAAATTATTGACTATTTCTATTTCAGAAGTAGAAATTTTGTTTGTTAAAATATTGAAGAAATTAGAGAATTGA
- a CDS encoding Ppx/GppA phosphatase family protein encodes MINNSQDSLQKDLRLAAIDIGSNALRLHISRVRFSEKDGFPSFKRVEQVRFPLRLGTDVFSLTHEISPKNEEKFIEVMQAFKHVMQVFEVNDYMACATSAMREAKNGQQIVERVKQEVGIQINIINGDMEAELINKSILSYVSTDNFVHIDVGGGSTEVNIYHNFNKIDAHSFDMGSVRSITTDKKTATKEYIEQENKTLKEWIQKAIKPLSTNVNAVGTGGNINKLYDLSKNSRSGKPLSIKEMERLYKELKKRNYQERIIDFGLNDDRADVIIPATEIYLKVMKAANIKEIIVPKVGLREGIIQYLFEKNNTTH; translated from the coding sequence ATGATAAATAATTCCCAAGATAGTTTACAAAAAGATTTGCGTTTGGCAGCCATAGATATTGGTTCTAATGCCTTGCGTTTGCATATTAGTAGAGTTCGTTTTTCTGAAAAAGATGGATTTCCTAGCTTCAAAAGAGTCGAACAAGTTCGTTTTCCTCTTCGTTTGGGTACTGATGTTTTTAGTCTTACTCACGAAATTAGTCCAAAAAATGAAGAGAAATTTATAGAAGTAATGCAGGCTTTCAAACACGTAATGCAAGTTTTTGAAGTCAATGATTATATGGCCTGTGCTACCTCTGCAATGCGAGAAGCCAAAAACGGACAACAAATTGTCGAACGTGTAAAGCAAGAAGTAGGCATCCAAATCAATATTATTAATGGAGATATGGAAGCTGAACTCATTAATAAATCAATTTTGAGTTATGTTTCGACGGATAATTTTGTGCATATTGATGTAGGTGGTGGAAGTACAGAAGTAAATATTTATCACAATTTCAATAAAATAGATGCACATTCTTTTGATATGGGTTCGGTGCGTTCTATCACAACAGATAAAAAAACAGCCACCAAAGAATATATCGAACAAGAAAATAAAACGCTAAAAGAATGGATTCAGAAAGCCATAAAACCACTTTCTACAAATGTAAATGCAGTCGGAACGGGTGGAAATATTAATAAATTATATGACCTTTCCAAAAATTCAAGAAGTGGAAAACCTCTCAGTATCAAAGAAATGGAGAGATTATATAAAGAATTAAAGAAAAGAAATTACCAAGAAAGAATCATAGATTTTGGTTTGAATGATGATAGAGCTGATGTAATTATTCCAGCAACAGAAATTTATCTCAAAGTGATGAAGGCAGCTAATATAAAAGAAATTATTGTTCCTAAAGTAGGTTTGAGAGAAGGAATTATTCAGTATTTATTTGAAAAAAATAATACTACTCACTAA
- a CDS encoding peroxiredoxin-like family protein, which yields MKKLREQTDAKIEMGRKANPDFMKGVDEIIEQAKAFQQGNNALKIGEKAPEFELPNAEGVLTSLDNLLTKGNLVVTFYRGDWCPYCNLQLRALQAKLDEIHNLGATLIAISPQVPDGSMTKSEISKMDFVVLSDQDAKIASLFGVAWKVPEFLMNHMRIDRNLDLETINNGNENILPIPATFILNSDGVIKWSYVNVDYRTRSEPDEIIDALKNID from the coding sequence ATGAAAAAACTAAGAGAACAAACTGATGCCAAAATTGAAATGGGACGAAAAGCGAATCCTGATTTTATGAAAGGCGTTGATGAGATTATAGAACAAGCAAAGGCATTTCAACAAGGAAACAATGCTCTCAAAATTGGTGAAAAAGCTCCAGAATTTGAGCTTCCTAATGCAGAAGGAGTATTAACATCATTGGATAATTTGCTTACAAAAGGAAATCTTGTTGTTACATTTTATCGTGGAGATTGGTGTCCTTACTGTAATTTACAGTTAAGAGCCTTACAAGCAAAATTAGATGAAATACACAATCTTGGAGCTACATTGATAGCCATCAGTCCACAAGTACCTGATGGGTCAATGACAAAAAGTGAAATCAGTAAAATGGATTTTGTTGTATTATCTGACCAAGATGCAAAAATTGCTTCACTCTTTGGTGTGGCTTGGAAAGTTCCAGAATTTTTAATGAATCATATGCGAATAGATCGTAATCTTGATTTGGAAACAATCAATAATGGGAATGAAAATATATTACCAATTCCAGCTACATTTATTTTAAATTCTGATGGAGTTATTAAATGGAGCTATGTAAATGTTGATTACAGAACTCGCTCAGAGCCTGACGAAATTATTGATGCTTTGAAAAATATAGATTAG
- a CDS encoding DUF5686 family protein has product MRYFSTLLLLYFCLLFSFSSNAARVFGKVTASDGENMPFLTVYEEGTTYGTTTNQEGSYFLELSEGEHQIVFRYVGFQSQTHTVIIKKDENIELNIVMKSSTIGLKEVVITPNGEDPAYAVIREAQKKREFYRTQNKAFSCDVYIKNVQKLDEFKVPKILEDDDIEEFRKEWEKNKIVYFSESVSKYYFLAPNKRKEVVISSKVSGDSGGFSWNSALYLSFDIYENTIDAPIGDRPFVSPIAAGAMLYYEYQHEGEFMDKGVNVHKIRVFPRSKGQPLFSGLIYIQDSTWRVHSTDLEVSKDVGLEFIDKLSIKQTFVPIVKNNTDDIWLCSTQAFSFNYSIAMMGAKVAGHGNYTGSFSNYDVTPNFTKAQLSTDTKGQKLPNLAFSKKKKKKIVDRKETIENKNTEQEKEEIITKNETQNTEKDSISNLKNDLETMVLERKFFNKEISIVSDSSNLKSAEYWAKMRPVPLTSEENEHYVKSDSIEKAQKDPVYLDSMDRKANKFKIMDLLTGYTYRNRKRELTFNFVPITQNIQTNTVEGYVLNAGVNLRKFRERNFSTTQVSLNGRYGFSSNKFYAKGSFLHRFNQISNTYIYLQGGSFVQQFDGDAISPFMNSIYTLLREENYQKIFEKRFVQFNTGTRIFDGAFLRLEGAFEQRIPLQNANPTLKPYFDRDEIEFTQNLPIDFDGNNVFFEKHNSFIFKAQLRYKIGEKYMLRPKQRVTIPSNYPTFTLTYSQGVPTLFDSKTDFGQLLLNVKDDVSLGVVGSLNYEAQAGTFLWNNYTSFVDNFHFQTSPLLLAQSRLRQFLLLPYYQYSTTDNFAEIHAEHHFNGYLMNRIPLIKKLKWQFVAGAHYLYTPNTPNYTEVSVGFERIFKVLRVDAVWAVNPSLKNEIKTGLGTNFGLRLRFGF; this is encoded by the coding sequence ATGCGTTACTTCTCAACTTTACTACTACTTTACTTTTGTCTTCTTTTTTCTTTTAGTTCGAATGCAGCTCGTGTTTTTGGAAAAGTAACAGCTTCAGATGGCGAAAATATGCCATTTCTGACAGTTTATGAAGAAGGAACAACCTACGGAACAACAACAAATCAAGAGGGAAGTTATTTTTTAGAACTTTCAGAAGGAGAGCATCAAATTGTTTTTCGTTATGTTGGTTTTCAATCCCAAACGCATACAGTTATTATAAAAAAAGATGAAAATATTGAATTAAATATTGTCATGAAATCTTCTACAATCGGCTTAAAAGAAGTTGTCATTACACCCAATGGAGAAGACCCAGCTTATGCTGTAATTCGTGAAGCACAGAAAAAAAGAGAATTTTATCGAACTCAAAACAAGGCTTTTTCTTGTGATGTTTATATCAAAAATGTACAAAAACTAGATGAGTTTAAAGTTCCCAAAATATTAGAAGATGATGATATAGAAGAGTTTCGTAAGGAATGGGAAAAGAATAAGATTGTTTATTTTTCTGAATCAGTTTCAAAGTATTATTTTCTTGCTCCAAATAAGCGAAAAGAAGTTGTTATTTCTTCAAAAGTAAGTGGTGATAGTGGTGGGTTTTCGTGGAATAGTGCATTGTATTTGAGTTTTGATATTTATGAAAATACGATTGATGCACCTATTGGTGACCGTCCATTTGTTTCTCCAATTGCAGCAGGTGCGATGCTTTATTATGAATATCAGCATGAAGGAGAATTTATGGATAAGGGTGTAAATGTTCATAAAATCCGTGTTTTTCCTCGTTCAAAAGGACAACCTTTATTTAGTGGATTGATTTATATTCAAGATAGTACGTGGCGAGTGCATAGTACAGATTTGGAGGTTTCGAAAGATGTTGGGTTAGAATTTATTGATAAATTGAGCATCAAACAAACTTTTGTGCCTATTGTCAAAAATAACACAGATGATATTTGGTTGTGTAGTACACAGGCTTTTTCTTTCAATTATTCGATTGCAATGATGGGCGCAAAAGTAGCAGGACACGGAAATTATACAGGAAGTTTTTCTAATTATGATGTAACTCCTAATTTCACAAAAGCACAATTATCAACAGATACAAAAGGGCAAAAATTGCCTAACCTTGCTTTCTCAAAAAAGAAGAAAAAGAAAATAGTTGATAGAAAAGAAACGATAGAAAATAAAAATACTGAACAAGAAAAAGAGGAGATAATAACTAAAAATGAAACTCAAAACACTGAAAAAGATTCTATTTCTAATTTAAAAAATGATTTGGAAACAATGGTTTTGGAGCGCAAATTTTTTAATAAAGAAATTTCTATTGTTTCAGATAGTTCGAATTTAAAAAGTGCTGAGTATTGGGCAAAAATGCGCCCTGTTCCTCTTACGAGCGAAGAAAATGAACATTATGTAAAAAGTGATAGCATAGAAAAAGCTCAAAAAGACCCTGTTTATTTGGATTCAATGGATAGAAAAGCAAATAAATTTAAAATAATGGATTTGCTTACAGGCTATACCTATCGCAACCGAAAACGAGAATTAACTTTTAATTTTGTTCCGATTACTCAAAATATTCAAACCAACACAGTTGAAGGATATGTTTTGAATGCAGGTGTAAATTTGAGGAAATTTAGAGAGCGAAATTTTAGCACAACACAAGTTAGTTTGAATGGGCGTTATGGTTTTAGTAGCAATAAATTTTATGCAAAAGGTAGTTTTCTTCATCGTTTCAATCAAATTAGCAATACTTATATTTATTTACAAGGAGGTAGTTTTGTGCAACAATTTGATGGAGATGCAATTTCACCCTTTATGAATTCTATTTATACTCTTCTTAGAGAAGAAAATTATCAAAAAATATTTGAAAAACGCTTTGTACAATTTAATACAGGTACACGTATTTTTGATGGTGCGTTTTTACGTTTGGAGGGAGCTTTTGAGCAGCGTATTCCATTACAAAATGCTAACCCAACTCTAAAACCTTATTTTGATAGAGATGAAATAGAGTTTACACAAAATTTGCCTATTGATTTTGATGGAAATAATGTATTTTTTGAAAAACATAATTCATTTATTTTTAAGGCTCAACTTCGTTATAAAATTGGAGAAAAATATATGTTGCGTCCAAAACAAAGGGTTACAATACCTAGTAATTATCCAACTTTTACGCTAACTTATTCACAAGGAGTTCCAACTCTTTTTGATAGTAAAACAGATTTTGGACAGCTTCTTTTGAATGTAAAAGATGATGTTAGTTTGGGAGTTGTGGGTTCATTGAATTATGAAGCACAAGCAGGTACATTTTTATGGAATAATTACACTTCTTTTGTTGATAATTTTCATTTTCAGACTTCGCCTTTATTGCTTGCTCAATCTCGTTTGCGTCAATTTTTATTATTGCCTTATTATCAATATAGCACAACTGATAATTTTGCAGAAATTCACGCAGAGCATCATTTTAATGGATATTTAATGAATAGAATTCCACTGATTAAAAAACTAAAATGGCAATTTGTGGCAGGTGCGCATTATCTTTATACGCCAAATACACCAAATTATACAGAAGTAAGTGTAGGATTTGAACGTATTTTTAAAGTCTTACGAGTAGATGCTGTTTGGGCTGTCAATCCAAGTTTGAAAAATGAAATAAAGACTGGATTAGGTACAAACTTTGGTCTTCGTTTGAGGTTTGGATTTTAA